The sequence TCTATTCTGATGTGCTGCATAGCCCTCTGACAGACCAAGCAGAGGCTACGGAAGCTGCCGACGAGGGACTCGTTGCAGGAAAAGGTAGCTCACCACCCGCTGGCTGTTTGTGGTAGAAGCGCGCTCAAAAAACCTGTGGGCAGATAAAGCCGCGTCTCACCCGTATGACGTGGAATCAACAGTGAGAAACAGCTGCACTTGGCCCGTCAATCCGCCCTGGTAGAATATCAGTTTTAAGGAGGGCATCCCAAATGCCTACGCACATGGCCTTGACGACCACCACATTGAACCTATTTCGGGGGCTGATGACGTGCTTTTAGCGCCAGAAGCCTTGCCTGAGGGCATGGGCGCCGAGGTCGAGAAAATTGAACAGATAAAAGCAGGTGGGTGTCACCTTGAGATCTTCCAGCGCTACCCTGGCTATACCTTGGGCACACAGATGAGGATGCCGAAACACCCTCGGCCAACGAACGAACACTGGAACACATTGCAACTCCTGAGGAGAAAGCCGTGGCTATGgatgcgccggcagaggcagTCACAGAGCAGGACGAAGCAATTCTTGATACCCCCACTCCTGAAGCTGCTCATCGCTCCGCAGGTGGTGCAACTCGAAATACTGTAGTGCGTATGCTCCAGCCCACGGTGTCTGCAGAAAAAGGAATAAACATTATTAACAACTGCTGCGGTTCGTTCAGACAAATTGGTCAGAAGAGTCAGAGGATCGGAAGGCACTTGCACGCAGGGGGGCGATTTTCCCAAGAAGGTACTGATGAAACCTTGCTTGCATCGCGCCGGTAAAGCAAGACAGCCCTGAATGtcagacgaggacgacgtgGAAGACGAAGCCGAGGTTCGTCCATGAGGGGTTTCAAATGAGATAGCAGCCATGTCTTTTTAACAGGGCAGTGAGGATGAGGAGGAAGCACGAGAAGCTGATATtgacgaagcagaagaacAGTATCTAGGTATGCAACGTGACTGGTGGTGACAGGCTAGAGTACAGAGTGGATGCAGTATGCTgcagaaaagaaggaggaagTTGCAGGAAAAAGTATGTTTCTCTCTAGCATTACACGTGATATCCTTACGCGCGACCTGATTTAGGCTCGAAGAAACTGAGGaagcctctgtctcctgaAGAGGCTAGAAAAATGCTGAAAACAGTGAGCGTATTTGCCTGGCATTCTCCACCACGCACCAGGCCGACCGTTGCCATTTTCAGTATGGAGAGTCGTTGGAAAGCGTGATCAACTCCGTGTAAGCAGCACTTAACCTGCTGGCCTTTCCGTCTACGAAATTTTACATGCGGCTTAGAGTGAGTGCACATGCCGGCGTCCGAGATCTGCTGGGGACGGAGAGCAGGAAAGGGAAAGCGTGATCATGCCTTGGTTGCATACTGCCAGGCAATCAGCAACTGGACAGAAATTGAGCCCAGAGCAATTAGAGCGCTAGCACAATAGCCATCTAGACAGACTTCCCTGAATGTCTGGACCGACAACAGCCGCCAGTTCCGGCTTTCATGCCTGCCTCTCGAGACAGCAATCGCCCCAAACCACACACGACCCTAACAGGCATCGGTGTCCCTCAGCGGAGCAAAACCGCCTGCTGGTTCTCCTGTGGCGGTATTTACAGGCAGGCGTACGCACTTCGCAAGGGGTATATTTCCGCGCGGATGTGCTCTGGTAGTATGGTTGCTCCCATTTGCACCCCGAAGACGAGCTATGATTATGAATAGAGCTGTTCGGTGTTGTGGAAGACAGATGAGAACTCGTGTGACAGTGAAGTGCCCGCTGGGGCTGTGTGTAGCACTTCAGCGTCCATGATCCAGTCGACAATGAACCGTCCTATTTGCGGCTTTTATCACCTGGAATCGTGCCACTCCGCGTCCTTCCGCTTCTTTACACCTTGAGTGCGCCGGACGTCGGCTCATAGGGCGTCATGTGGCTCCGGCAGCACCACTAGAGCGACCTGTTGCAGTATGAAGGTTGGAGCTTCCGTGAGTTGGCACCAAAAGGGGGGAGACGCGCATGCTGTGCGTCTGGTTCTTTAAATAATTACCTTCAGCCTTATTCTCGAGTCAGCCTGTGGACCAAATCAAGGGCGTCTCGTCTTTTGGCAGCCACAGCTGAAGGCTCAATACAATGAAGTTCTGGTAAAGAAAACCATGATGTATCGAATGACATTCCTGGACTCACGCACTCGGACTTCACTACAACATGCATCGCCTGTAGCGAAACCGGAGCTTTGACAGAGGTGCTCTCCTTATTCAAGTGCTCACAATCTATTCTGACCATAAGTCGGAGAAGTCTCTCGGCAAATACCAGGCAATGAACGCCGCAGTCGAACGTGTTGCTCTGACGGGGGGTGCAGCAAAGAggggtcggcgcggcgccagtcCTGTTCTGCGACCTCACCATGCAGGCATTTCCACCTTTGAACGGCGTCATATGACACTCTAGgacctgctgcagacgccttGCAGCGTCTAAATTGCCGCGTGAGCCCTGCGAATCCGGACCGAGACTGTCGAAGTGGAAGAATTGGTGCCCACTCTCCACGTTTGTGGCCTGACATGGAGCCTTGCGTAGCTGCTGGTTTGTTGCATGCAcagcgcgcccgccactGCACGCTACTTCAATGAGCAAAGTCCAGTGTGCACCTCCAGCGACGGAGGGATCCTGCTGATCAGTGATCGGCCATACCACGACAGACCGGAGCGGTAAGCGTAGACCGTCAAGGGACTCCTTCACTTCTGTTTCATCGGGACACATCGAGACCCAGAAGGATACACAAGGGTCTACAAACAGAATGGGTGAGCATTcctgcgcttcctcgtcttcgtgcgTTCCTTCTGAACCGAAAGAAACCGGACTTGTTGAGCGCTGTTGCACGGTAGATACTGAATGTGGCTTTCGACTCCCGTCGCCGAGACCCAGCTTGTAGCGCAGCAATTCGTCATATTCCGCGTCATGGGAACCCGATTCGTAAACTAGAGCGTGCGCGATTCGTTGTGCTGTATTTTTGTCAGGGAAGCGGGCTCTCGCCGCGTAGTACATGTTAGCCTCGGCCTGGAGTACCTCGAAACAGAATGAAATGCACGCATCGTTGAGCCATTGAGCAGGGTAAAAAAGTCGGACATCGTCTGCGTATAGGCGACATGTCCTGAGCGTTAAAACTGGTCTCTCCACCGCCGACATCGATCGACCATTCCCAGTGCACCAAGAGGTTGGTCATAGTACGAGTTGGGATGTGACTGGTCGTGCCCAGCGGCTTCGCACGGCTCGAGGATTGCAGTGAGGTGGGGAGAAGGAGTAGGTGATTCAAGCGGATGTCTCAGCACACAGAGATGCCCCTTAGCATTTACGAAACCTGGCTCAAAAGAGAATACTAATCCAATAGAATTGCCTTGCTGCATAGAGCATGCATTCGGACTCTACTGCATGCGCAGTAGCACTTTCATGAGCAAAGACCGGCGCAATTTTGCATTGTGTGAAGACACAAGACTGCATCAGATCCCGCGTTGACAACACCCAAGTTACCCTGTTGTCCTCACGCATATGATCGGTGCAGGGGAAATGACATTCTGCTGGTCCATGCCTGTTTGTCCGTAAGGCCGCGGCCGACTGACATTTCGAGGCTGCATGCTTTCGCGACACAACGGGTACCACTAAAGCCGTGGAACAATGCTTTATCTTCCCTTGATCTGCTCACAAAGAAACGCTACTGTGGCGTGATGATTTTTCCATTGCCATCCTGTGGGTTATGTGAGTTTCGATATGCTCTCCCTGAGCAAGCCAGGCCCCAAATACGCAAAGCTGGGCGGGTACCCTAGGACAGAGAGCGCCAGAACAGCGTCGTTTCGACGGCCGCGTGAGACTTCTGAGGCTGAAAGTCCCTTTTCCGTTCCAGGTGCTGACTACCAGAGAAGCTTCAAGATTTTGTTCCCCGTAccttcttccttctgctGCAATATTCAATGGTAGACAGGACGGAGTTAGTTCGCTACACGACACACCAGGTTTCACTGTGCGTGGCGCAACCGTTGAGGAGGGACGTACACCGTAGGAGCTGTCCATCGCTCTCACACCCGTAAAGGCTTCATCTTCAGAAACGACGCGCATCGAAACGGGAGGGGCAAAAGAGCGTGGACTGACTGACAAGGGATGTCTCAGACGAGAATGACAAGTCGTACGAGCTCGTGACTCCTTTGAGAAGCGTCGCCCAGAAAGTGCGACGGGGGTTGAGGAGCTCTGATCGTTGAGGTATCAGAAAGACGTTCTGGCTCAAGGATGATGAAACGAATTGACAATGACACTATGCGGGCTTGTGGAAGACTCCTCAGCTCGTGGGAAGGTAGGTGAGGAAGCGGTTTTGCCAACTCCTCTGTCTTTGCGACGAGATTCCAGCGCGCCTGAGCTCCTTCTCTCAAACGTATCAACTTCGCGTCTAGTAGAAGCACTGCAGTGGCTCTCGGGCTTTGCACGTAACCCTGAAGAACGTGTTTCACATTGCCTGAATCGCATAGTTCTGAAGTCGAGATCCCGACGCATCCGACGGCAAATGGGCGAGAGATGCGAATACGCTTGAGCAGTTTCCTCGATTGAGAATAAACATTCTTGCCGGTGTGGTGTGCTCAGAGCCAGAGCCCGCCGCTCTGGacctgcagccgcgagctCGAAAAAGACAGATTCCTCACGCCGAAGGGAACTTTGCTACATTCGTGTACGTGCCGGGTAAGTGAAGATTCGTACAGTATCACTACCCTCTTGGAAGCTCGAAACAAAGAGAAAGGCTCTCGCCTCGGACCTTTTTGGGGTTTGTCTGAAATGCTACAACGCTGTCAGAGAATACACGACCGTATGCTCGGCGCCATCGCTCTTTGCCACTGTGCGTTTGCAGTACCTCGGAAAGTCGTCGACGACAGCGTTCAGACTGCAGTCGATTCTCTGCGTCAGCTGTGCGAGTTGACGAATGATTTACAAGTTCCCGAGGAAACTGGAGGACTGCTATCGTTCTCCAGCGCTAACACAGACGAAGCCTCGCCGCCTGGTGTGCCCTTGGAAAATGCAGTGAATTCCACAGTAGGGACAGACGTCAACGCAGACAATTCTGGTGGCGCCGCTTGCCCTGTCTGTTCCCGCTCAGGGGAGAGGCAAGCCGGGCGATTAGAGTCCACCTCTCCCGCAAGCTCTTGGCTGACTTCGTCtacagaagaagcagacgaaaaCCTCGAAACGCACAGGAAACGGAAACAGCGGACTGCGGATCAGGTGTCGGACAGCTCGAACCTGCATTTGAGTCTCTGTCGGACGTTCATGCTCCAGTACCACCTGATTGAGCCTTTCCTTGCTAAACTCTCTGCAAAGCTGAAACAGTGGAAAGGGTAGGCAGCTACATGAGCTTTTAGCTGTCTAAACAGACTCAGGAGCTCCGCTGCTCCGGGGAGTGGCCTGCGGGCAAGACTTTGTCGTGACAGTGCAGGTCCCATCTACTTCGTGTCCATCGGACACGAATGCCGCACAGTTTGAGTTGACATTGCGATCCCGttgcgcacgcaggcgacgcttTTCGATTTCGGTTACACTAAGAGCGAGCTGTGCAAGGCGACAGGAGCATGGCGGTGCACTCATCACCACGACTTTGGTCGCTGGATTCCGTGGATTCCGATGGAGGCTTGCGACGTCAGATTCAGCGCAGCTTCCGCCAAactcgctgccgccccgaCTGTGCTGTGACGACTGTGACATGCACACGCAGCTGTGTCGCAACTGCGTCCTCACTTGAGAAATGTTTTTATTTGAGGAGTTCGAGTTCTGCACCCGCTGTAACTGTGACGCGTGTGCGTGCCTCGATGTGCCTCTCTATGCTGCCACTTAGCTTTACGCTCGAACTGCAGAACCAAGTGGACATTTTCAGCAACGACGATCATTCCTGCTTCTTTGCGGCCGTTTCCGTATCGCCCATTTGTGCTAGTCGTCTGGTAAGGGCTTGGCGTCCGcaagcgcgacgacgccgtaGTGGGAGCAGTAGCCTCGACCTGGTGTGATCAGGGGAATGCACTTCTTTCGGGGTGGGCGCCTGACAGCCATGGAGGACGGAGATGCGTTGAGGCTCGAGGCTACCGTTTCGTTTACGGCCCGCGTGCTGTTCATTCATAtccttctgcgtcgcaggTGGCGCCCTTAGTCGCAGACATCAATGAAGTTGTGACAAGCTTCGGAGGCACGGCTCTCTCTGTCCGTCCGTTTCGGCCTCACGTATCCATGGCCTGGACGGCTGAAGTAAGTCGCGCGTTTTTGCCTGATTCATCCGCAGATGCGACGCAGATACCTCTCTGTTCCTCACGACCGCGGAGTTGCAATCAGACGCAGAGACCTGGACAGCGGCTTCGTGTCTGGGTCGAGTGCAGGACATTCGACCCGCCCTCCTCAGCGTGTCTCGCGAAACATCCGAGTGCACCAACACTCCCGCAGAAagctcgtcctcttctccaCACTCGTCCGCGGACACGGCGGTCGAGAGTCCGCCGCGCTGGTGGCCGGCGGTGGGgcaggcgctgaagaagctCCGAGCGCAGCCGGGGTCtgacgcggcagcagaggaacGCGCTGTACATaccgacgcggcgcagctccaTGCAGAGCAAAGTGAGGCCAACGCCCAAGTTGGCGGCAGGCCAAACGAATTAGAGAACGCACAAGACTCTACGGCGGAGACCGAAACTGATGCTCCGCCACAGGTGAGCGACTCCAGCGGTACTTGGTACGCACCTGACGGGCGTCTGGTGACATATCGCGCAGCAGGTTTCGAGGAGAGCGTTGAGCGAAGCAGTTAGATGTCGGGTTTCAGGTCCGTTCGAGGATCCCATCTCAGACGCGCCACATCAGGATGTTCTTTCCGTGGTGTTACGTTTTCATCTGCTATGCAGGCGGACTCAAAATTTTCTAAAAGTTCAGCGAACACGGCTCCCTCTGCTGATGCAGACACTGCGCAGCAGGCATGCAGCGCCGTCCGGAGATGGCTGAAAGTACAGAAGGTGTGCATAACTGTTGGGAAACAGGTCACAGCTGTCCCTCTGCATGGCGCAGAGTCGGACTCTGACTGTTCGAGCTACAGTGATGCCGAGGGCGCATGATCGTTCCTTATGGTGAAATGGATATTTCCCGTGGCTCCGAAGCTGTTTCCGGACTGGACTCTACATGAAAACTCAGGCCGCGCCGGTCCCACTCAACCGTGCTCAGCCGGTCATGCTATACAGCACAGGtctcgcgcgttttctgATGTGCAGCAAAAAAAAATCGATGCACCATCGTAAGGGACTTACTTGCAGGCGCCTCGGATCACCCGTGGACGGCTCCGCGTCGAATCTCTTCTGTGCGTCATTTGACTACGTGTATTGGTTCCTGACTCACCACGCACTGCTCATTCTTTTGCATTTTAAATCTACGCGGCTGCCACGCGAGTGGCGGAGTCCTCTGCATCATACTTACCAAAGTTGGTCCACGTTGTCAGCATACAATACTCTCAATACAAGCATTCTGGCCGGTGAGCGCTGCGGCATTGCTTGCATGCGTCGGAAAGTTTTCGTGTGGCGACAGGCACACAATATAGTTCATTCGACGGAAAAACGGTACACACACCAGAACTGCAGTTTTGCTTATCGAGCGAAGATCATCATGAGAATGATGCTCGTCGTTCGCTCTTACTTCAGCACTCAACTGAACAGACATCTGAACTCTGCACTCTCCCGCGCCATGGAGGGTTGTGGTTCATCCAGGTTTCCCGCTAGATGCAGAACGTACACGGACTCTGCACTGCTCGGCCGCGGTTCAGCGGCGGTCAATAGCCCGCCTTGTGCCTGTTTGTGAATAGAGAGTTCCGCGGCAGAGCAGGACGGTCTCGCGTCAGGTGACCACAGATCTTGTTCCAAGTCTCCCGTAGCAAGGCTGTTGCTTGTTTACTTGCGCAGCTCAGCTGGACTACCTTGATCCGTCCACAGCGCCGGCTCTGTTTCGCTACTGCCAAGAAGTTTCTCTCTTCAACCAAGCGACTCTCGCAgtaggcgagagaggcggtCTTGCGTGCTGCTACAGGGCGGGCACCGCAGTCATGAGTACGTCGTGGTgagtctgcagcgcgaaACTAACTAGCCAGCGGACAGCATCTTAGTGCACCCCTACGACAGGAATAGACGCGGCCACTCTCAGATAAGCCCCCGCGCCTTTTTGTGCCTTGCTGCGGGCCCTTGAGGCTCCACCGACGACGACTGGAACCGGCGGCTCCGATGCGACTCCCGTCCGGCCTTGGCGGGCTGCAGGAAAGCCCCCCCACGCAGTCGTTCGTGTTCCCCACATTCCAAAATTAATTCCCAGAACCTGAAATTTTATTCCCTCTGCCCTCGCTTGATGCTGTGGCCTCCCCCCACGCCTCTTCATCTGCGCTTTGCAGGCTGCGTGcccgcagacacgcaggTTTGCATGAAACATTCGTTCGCGCGCATGCTCGTTGTTCTGGATGTCATGGGAGTAACGTATGCGTGGCGGAAGCGGCTGACATGAGGATGGACTCTGCGAAAACCACCAAGACTGGTTGGGTGGCACTGAGGGCGCCCCCTCCGATCTATTTCCCTGTCTCGGTGCGTAGAGCGCCGAGTCAACCAGCATCGTCACCGCAGGCTGCCGTGCCGACTCGTTGCTCGTTCCCCATGGCGCAGATTCGTTCGCTGTGCTCCGACGCCTTTCCAGCAAGAGCACCAACGACACGATCCTCACTTTTGGAAAGGTGACATTCGCCGAAAGCGTCACCGAGGCAACTGGAGGCGCTGTCTAGCTGTCAGgaaagaagcgcgaggcggtcaGCATCTGGCGATTCGCATGTGCAGGATGCCGTGGCGAACCCTGGCGGGAAACGCTCATCTGGGGGACTagtgcgtcgcgcgcgcgcgcggccgcgacagcgTAAAACTCTCTGACGGCGTGTGGGTGGGCGTGCGCTGAACTTTGTTTTTTCCCGCGGACCCGCAAAGCATGTTGTGCACATGAGAGGAGTAAAGTCGGCGGGGGGACAGGATATACACCCCCTGCCACAACAAAAGCCGAACAACATTCACAGAGCGCGTGAGGCCGGGTGCGGCTGGACTActgtgctgctgctgccccccTGTCACGATTTTTctgcgagagaggacgaatCTTGCGTTCACtatgcagcaggcgctgcgcgtgcgcgggcaGGAGTTGTTGTCTTTCTCTTGTCTGTCCGcatctcttctccctcctttTTCCTTTCCTTACCCTTCTCTGCATCACCTGCTGTCCTATTTCCCCATCTCCTCACACCTACTGGATTTTAGGAGCTCTTTCCCGCCGAGGAGGCACCCCCACACCCCTATCACGTCGTCCTTCTCTCAGCGCGTTTCACCTGTCGAATTCCCAAAGGCGCAACA is a genomic window of Besnoitia besnoiti strain Bb-Ger1 chromosome IV, whole genome shotgun sequence containing:
- a CDS encoding hypothetical protein (encoded by transcript BESB_052390) encodes the protein MTLCGLVEDSSARGKVEPEPAALDLQPRARKRQIPHAEGNFATFVYVPVPRKVVDDSVQTAVDSLRQLCELTNDLQVPEETGGLLSFSSANTDEASPPGVPLENAVNSTVGTDVNADNSGGAACPVCSRSGERQAGRLESTSPASSWLTSSTEEADENLETHRKRKQRTADQVSDSSNLHLSLCRTFMLQYHLIEPFLAKLSAKLKQWKGFTLELQNQVDIFSNDDHSCFFAAVSVSPICASRLVAPLVADINEVVTSFGGTALSVRPFRPHVSMAWTAEDIRPALLSVSRETSECTNTPAESSSSSPHSSADTAVESPPRWWPAVGQALKKLRAQPGSDAAAEERAVHTDAAQLHAEQSEANAQVGGRPNELENAQDSTAETETDAPPQAAPVPLNRAQPVMLYSTGLARFLMCSKKKSMHHPQLDYLDPSTAPALFRYCQEVSLFNQATLAVGERGGLACCYRAGTAVMNSFAVLRRLSSKSTNDTILTFGKVTFAESVTEATGGAV
- a CDS encoding hypothetical protein (encoded by transcript BESB_052380) yields the protein MGNLMTVVCLLLCLGTTVFPLSEASRLTGRAAYPIEEDQAEATEAADEGLVAGKDKAASHPYDVESTGSEDEEEAREADIDEAEEQYLEKKEEVAGKSSKKLRKPLSPEEARKMLKTYGESLESVINSVVSAHAGVRDLLGTESRKGKA